Proteins encoded within one genomic window of Phycisphaerales bacterium:
- a CDS encoding DEAD/DEAH box helicase family protein — MILREYQREAVEAVYRHLREHDTNPCVVCPTGAGKSLIIAQVARDVVELWNGRILILAHVKELLDQAVDKLVAVAPGLWNCIGVYSAGLGSRDTDHPIIVGGIQSVFRRARELGRFDLILIDEAHLIAPDGEGMYRQFLDDAKAVNPNVRVIGLTATPFRMKSGSICAPENILNEICYEIGVRELIVQGFLCPLRTKAGIVRADTSNLHVRGGEFVAGEVEDLMDGDDLVHAACAEIVEYTAKRRSVLIFTSGVRHGRHIVDVLRDHHRAECGWVDGETPAQQRDATLDRFKAGELKYLANCNILTTGFDAPRIDCVVLLRPTLSPGLYYQAIGRGFRLHPDKSDCLVLDYGGNVLRHGPVDDLRIKEPGGGDGPAPAKECPQCHALIHAAYSSCPDCGYAFPPPEKASHESSASSDGILSDQVTRTEHEVSEVSYHIHFKRNDPSAAPTMRVDYRCGFATSFSEWLCFEHTGYARQKAEQWWRRRSNEPVPDHVDEAVDLARSGALTPTLAITVERKPGEKYDRIVSHVLGARPPRIDTDEGAAKYAEISDDQVPF; from the coding sequence GTGATCCTGCGCGAGTACCAGCGCGAAGCGGTCGAAGCCGTCTACCGGCACCTGCGCGAGCACGACACGAATCCGTGCGTGGTGTGTCCGACCGGCGCGGGCAAGAGTCTGATCATCGCCCAAGTCGCCAGAGACGTGGTGGAACTCTGGAACGGACGGATTCTCATTCTCGCGCATGTCAAGGAATTGCTCGATCAGGCCGTGGACAAGCTGGTTGCGGTGGCGCCGGGACTGTGGAACTGCATCGGCGTGTACTCCGCGGGGCTCGGCAGCCGCGACACGGATCACCCGATCATCGTCGGCGGCATTCAGAGTGTGTTTCGCCGGGCGCGCGAACTTGGTCGCTTCGATCTGATCCTCATCGACGAAGCCCATCTCATCGCGCCCGACGGCGAAGGGATGTATCGGCAGTTCCTCGATGACGCCAAAGCCGTCAATCCGAACGTGCGCGTCATCGGACTGACGGCGACCCCGTTCCGCATGAAATCCGGTTCGATCTGTGCGCCTGAAAACATCCTCAACGAGATCTGCTACGAGATCGGCGTGCGCGAGCTCATCGTCCAGGGCTTCCTGTGCCCGCTTCGCACCAAGGCGGGAATCGTCCGTGCCGACACGAGCAACCTGCACGTCCGCGGCGGCGAGTTCGTCGCAGGCGAGGTCGAAGATCTCATGGACGGCGATGATCTCGTGCATGCGGCGTGCGCCGAGATCGTGGAGTACACCGCTAAGCGCCGCAGTGTGCTGATCTTCACCTCGGGCGTGCGCCACGGCCGGCACATCGTCGATGTGCTCCGCGATCACCACAGAGCCGAGTGCGGGTGGGTGGACGGCGAAACTCCCGCGCAGCAGCGGGATGCCACTCTCGACCGCTTCAAGGCCGGCGAACTGAAGTACCTCGCCAACTGCAACATCTTGACGACCGGTTTCGATGCGCCGCGGATCGACTGCGTCGTGCTTCTGAGGCCGACGCTCTCGCCCGGACTCTACTACCAGGCCATTGGTCGCGGCTTCCGTCTGCATCCCGACAAGTCCGACTGCCTCGTCCTCGACTATGGCGGGAACGTGCTCCGGCACGGTCCCGTTGATGACCTGCGCATCAAGGAGCCGGGCGGCGGGGACGGTCCAGCGCCCGCGAAGGAGTGTCCGCAATGCCACGCCCTGATTCATGCCGCCTACTCCTCCTGTCCCGATTGCGGTTATGCATTCCCGCCTCCTGAAAAAGCCTCGCACGAGTCCAGCGCCAGCAGCGATGGCATTCTCTCCGATCAGGTCACGCGGACCGAGCACGAGGTCAGCGAAGTCTCCTATCACATCCATTTCAAGCGCAACGACCCGAGCGCCGCCCCGACCATGCGCGTTGATTACCGGTGCGGGTTCGCCACGTCATTCTCCGAATGGCTCTGCTTTGAACATACCGGCTACGCCCGCCAGAAGGCTGAGCAGTGGTGGCGGCGACGGTCCAACGAGCCCGTGCCTGATCACGTGGATGAGGCCGTCGATCTGGCGCGCAGCGGCGCGCTGACGCCCACGCTGGCGATCACCGTTGAGCGAAAGCCCGGCGAGAAGTACGACCGGATCGTGAGCCACGTGCTGGGCGCGCGGCCTCCACGCATCGACACCGACGAAGGCGCTGCCAAGTACGCGGAAATCTCTGACGACCAGGTGCCATTCTGA